A region of Geobacillus sp. 46C-IIa DNA encodes the following proteins:
- the ric gene encoding iron-sulfur cluster repair di-iron protein, whose protein sequence is MEQRFTEQSLIGDIVTQFPKAADLFKARRIDFCCGGQRPLKEAIEERGLDGESLLRELNTLYAEAQNKPTGNWGEAPLADLVDHIINTHHRYLNEELPQLSPYVTKVLRVHGMHHPHLSRVHKRFHELKTELEQHLIKEETGAFPLILQFADNPSPENREAVERAVRELVNEHDAAGDLIKDIRDITNDFTPPEDACGTYRLVYNRLEALEEDLFTHIHLENNVLFPRVLAAVKA, encoded by the coding sequence ATGGAACAGCGGTTTACCGAACAATCGTTGATTGGGGATATTGTTACGCAATTTCCGAAAGCAGCCGACTTATTTAAAGCGCGGCGCATCGATTTTTGCTGCGGCGGACAGCGCCCGTTAAAAGAAGCCATCGAAGAGCGCGGACTGGATGGCGAATCGCTCCTTCGCGAGCTGAACACCCTTTATGCGGAGGCGCAAAACAAGCCGACTGGAAACTGGGGCGAAGCGCCGCTAGCCGACTTGGTCGATCATATCATCAACACGCACCACCGCTATTTGAACGAGGAACTGCCGCAGCTCAGCCCGTATGTCACAAAAGTATTGCGCGTACACGGCATGCACCACCCGCACCTTTCCCGCGTGCATAAACGGTTTCATGAGTTAAAAACGGAGCTTGAGCAGCACTTGATCAAAGAAGAAACCGGAGCGTTCCCGCTCATTTTACAATTTGCCGACAACCCATCGCCGGAAAACCGAGAGGCGGTCGAGCGGGCCGTTCGCGAACTCGTCAATGAACATGACGCAGCCGGCGATTTGATCAAAGACATTCGCGACATCACCAACGACTTCACCCCCCCAGAAGACGCGTGCGGCACGTATCGGCTTGTCTACAACCGACTCGAAGCGCTTGAGGAAGATTTGTTTACCCATATTCATTTAGAAAACAACGTCCTCTTCCCGCGCGTGCTGGCAGCGGTGAAGGCATAA
- the moaA gene encoding GTP 3',8-cyclase MoaA, with protein MSDRNRTNVMDRLSRPLRDLRLSVIDQCNFRCVYCMPAEVFGPNFRFLAEGERLTVEEMALLSECFVELGVEKIRLTGGEPLLRRDLDALVARLSAIPGLRDLGLTTNGVHLVKWAQRLKEAGLKRVNVSLDALDEDIFRKMNGIGVGVAPVLKGIEAARAAGLGVKVNMVVKKGWNDSQIVPMAAYFKEQGIPLRLIEFMDVGTTNGWDYSHVVTKKEMYEQINAMHPLEPVEKAYFGEVANRYRYVGTNVEVGFIASVTETFCQSCTRARISADGKLYTCLFASKGVSLKDNLRAGATKEELKSLITAVWNQRIDRYSEERTEETAKQRAKIEMSYIGG; from the coding sequence ATGAGCGATCGCAACCGGACGAACGTCATGGACCGCCTGTCCCGCCCGCTTCGCGATTTGCGGTTATCGGTGATCGATCAATGCAACTTTCGCTGCGTCTATTGCATGCCCGCTGAAGTGTTCGGGCCGAATTTTCGCTTTTTGGCGGAAGGCGAGCGGCTGACGGTCGAGGAAATGGCGCTTCTATCGGAATGCTTCGTCGAGCTGGGCGTCGAAAAAATCCGCCTGACAGGGGGCGAGCCGCTCTTAAGGCGCGATTTGGACGCGCTTGTGGCGCGGCTGTCTGCGATTCCCGGCCTGCGCGATCTCGGCTTGACGACCAACGGCGTCCATTTAGTGAAATGGGCGCAGCGGTTGAAAGAAGCTGGATTGAAGCGCGTCAACGTCAGCTTGGATGCGTTGGATGAGGACATTTTCCGCAAAATGAACGGCATCGGCGTCGGCGTCGCTCCGGTGTTAAAAGGCATTGAAGCCGCCCGGGCGGCGGGGCTCGGTGTCAAGGTGAACATGGTCGTCAAAAAAGGATGGAACGACTCGCAAATCGTGCCGATGGCGGCCTATTTCAAAGAACAAGGCATTCCGCTCCGCTTGATTGAGTTTATGGACGTCGGCACAACGAACGGCTGGGATTACTCCCATGTCGTGACGAAAAAAGAGATGTATGAGCAAATCAACGCCATGCATCCGCTCGAACCGGTTGAAAAAGCGTACTTCGGCGAGGTGGCGAACCGCTACCGGTACGTGGGCACGAACGTTGAAGTCGGCTTTATCGCCTCAGTGACGGAAACGTTTTGCCAAAGTTGCACGCGGGCGCGCATTTCCGCGGACGGGAAGCTGTATACGTGTTTGTTTGCCTCGAAAGGCGTGTCGTTGAAAGACAACCTGCGCGCTGGGGCGACGAAAGAGGAACTGAAGTCATTGATCACTGCGGTTTGGAATCAGCGGATAGATCGCTATTCGGAAGAACGGACGGAAGAAACGGCGAAACAACGGGCGAAAATTGAAATGTCGTATATTGGGGGGTAA
- the modB gene encoding molybdate ABC transporter permease subunit, translating into MTSFWSPVWLSIKVSLLAGLIVAVLGTAAARRMARRRFRGKTVVETVFMLPLVLPPSVVGFLLVVLFGRHSPIGQWIEASFHMTVLFTPGAAVMAAVVVSFPLMYQAAKAGLEAVDPTIEGAARIDGANERQVFWHISLPLARHALLSGAVLSFARSLGEFGATLMFAGNIPGKTQTIPTAVYMAMESGRMELAWAWVAATIGLSFSLLVFATKLGRLRE; encoded by the coding sequence ATGACATCGTTTTGGTCACCGGTTTGGTTATCGATCAAAGTATCGCTCCTCGCTGGATTGATTGTCGCGGTCTTAGGGACAGCGGCGGCGAGGCGGATGGCGCGCCGTCGGTTTCGCGGCAAGACAGTGGTGGAGACGGTGTTTATGCTGCCGCTCGTCTTGCCGCCGTCGGTCGTCGGGTTTTTGCTCGTCGTCTTGTTTGGCCGACATAGTCCCATCGGCCAGTGGATCGAAGCGTCGTTTCATATGACCGTACTGTTTACGCCCGGTGCCGCGGTGATGGCCGCCGTGGTCGTGTCATTTCCGCTCATGTATCAGGCGGCCAAAGCCGGGCTTGAAGCGGTCGATCCAACCATTGAAGGGGCGGCGCGCATCGATGGGGCGAATGAGCGCCAAGTCTTTTGGCATATTTCGCTGCCGCTGGCCAGACACGCGTTATTATCCGGGGCAGTGCTGTCATTTGCCCGCAGCCTCGGGGAGTTTGGCGCAACGCTCATGTTTGCCGGCAATATTCCAGGAAAAACGCAAACGATCCCGACCGCTGTCTACATGGCCATGGAATCGGGGCGGATGGAGTTAGCGTGGGCATGGGTGGCGGCCACGATCGGATTGTCATTTAGTTTGTTGGTCTTTGCGACAAAACTTGGTCGTTTACGGGAATAA
- a CDS encoding Crp/Fnr family transcriptional regulator, which yields MERQSQLVEKRDFSLLRSWLQSSKKVIPLRKHSFLFQEGMPANELYLILSGKVQVSKICPDGKEMCFRICGSGEIVGELTLFTNDARYLLTAKVIEPGEAAVMKKSELEEQLLINPTLTLEYMRWISKHARRTQTKFRDLMMNGKKGALYSTLIRLCNSYGVPLEDGSIFIDVTLKNQDLANFCGTTRESVNRMLNALKQDGIISMKRGRITVHDLNYLKTEIQCEDCPPDICCIE from the coding sequence ATGGAACGGCAAAGCCAACTAGTGGAGAAACGAGATTTTTCCCTCTTGCGCTCATGGCTGCAATCGTCGAAAAAAGTGATTCCGCTTCGCAAACATTCGTTTTTGTTTCAAGAAGGAATGCCGGCCAACGAGCTGTATTTGATTCTTTCCGGCAAGGTGCAAGTAAGCAAAATTTGCCCCGATGGAAAAGAAATGTGTTTCCGCATTTGCGGAAGCGGAGAAATCGTCGGCGAGCTGACGCTGTTTACGAATGATGCCCGCTATTTATTGACCGCCAAAGTGATTGAACCGGGTGAAGCAGCGGTGATGAAGAAAAGCGAACTCGAAGAGCAGCTGCTGATTAATCCGACCCTTACCCTTGAATATATGCGTTGGATCAGCAAGCATGCCCGGCGAACGCAGACGAAGTTTCGTGACTTGATGATGAACGGTAAAAAAGGGGCGCTTTATTCGACGCTCATTCGCCTATGCAACAGCTATGGCGTCCCGCTTGAGGACGGGAGTATTTTCATTGATGTGACGTTAAAAAACCAGGACTTAGCCAACTTTTGCGGCACAACGCGCGAAAGCGTCAATCGGATGCTCAATGCGTTAAAGCAAGACGGGATTATTTCGATGAAGCGGGGGAGAATTACCGTCCACGATTTGAACTATTTAAAAACGGAAATCCAATGCGAAGATTGCCCACCGGATATTTGTTGCATTGAATGA
- a CDS encoding multicopper oxidase domain-containing protein — translation MNRNGCALLLTVLAASLLAACNNGGEQAKAENKGETAAAQQSAMNVLAAHQGVNQAPVPLKMERVGPHDVRIEMTAQITDIEIDKGKMYKAWTFNGQAPGPLVVVHEGDTIHFTLKNMDPAIPHSMDFHAVYASPSKDFIDVMPNKSGTFTYPANKPGVFMYHCGTKPVLQHIANGMHGVIIVKPKNGYPTDKEVDREYVLIQNEWYKYNDMSDFQNGVPSYVVFSAKALKLGDPNTNGDTFTLKEKPLLAKVGEKIRLYVNNVGPNEVSSFHVVGTVFDDVYLDGNPNNHLQGMQTVMLPASGGAVVEFTVTRPGTYPIVTHQFNHAQKGAVAMLKVTETGEDDGAETSGH, via the coding sequence ATGAACCGAAATGGATGTGCATTGTTGTTGACCGTGCTGGCGGCTTCGCTTTTAGCGGCGTGCAATAACGGAGGAGAGCAGGCGAAGGCGGAAAACAAAGGCGAAACGGCGGCTGCGCAACAGTCAGCGATGAACGTTTTAGCTGCACACCAAGGAGTGAATCAAGCACCAGTGCCATTGAAAATGGAGCGGGTCGGGCCCCATGATGTCCGCATCGAAATGACCGCGCAAATTACCGATATTGAAATTGACAAAGGAAAAATGTACAAAGCATGGACGTTTAACGGCCAGGCGCCCGGACCGCTCGTCGTTGTCCATGAAGGGGATACGATCCATTTTACGCTGAAAAATATGGACCCAGCCATTCCTCACAGCATGGATTTTCACGCCGTTTACGCCTCACCGTCAAAAGACTTTATTGACGTGATGCCGAACAAATCGGGAACGTTCACCTATCCGGCAAACAAACCGGGCGTGTTTATGTATCATTGCGGCACAAAACCAGTCTTGCAGCATATCGCCAACGGCATGCACGGCGTCATCATCGTCAAGCCGAAAAACGGTTATCCAACCGACAAGGAAGTGGACCGCGAATATGTGCTCATCCAAAATGAATGGTATAAATATAACGATATGAGCGACTTCCAAAACGGCGTGCCAAGCTATGTCGTCTTCTCAGCGAAGGCGCTTAAACTTGGCGACCCGAATACGAACGGAGACACATTTACTCTTAAAGAAAAGCCGTTATTGGCGAAAGTCGGAGAGAAGATCCGCTTGTATGTCAACAACGTCGGTCCGAACGAAGTGAGCTCGTTCCACGTTGTCGGCACGGTCTTCGATGATGTGTACCTTGATGGCAACCCGAACAACCATTTGCAAGGAATGCAGACGGTGATGCTTCCGGCAAGCGGCGGTGCGGTCGTCGAATTTACCGTCACCCGCCCGGGAACGTATCCGATCGTCACTCACCAGTTTAATCATGCTCAAAAAGGAGCCGTCGCCATGCTGAAGGTGACCGAAACCGGCGAAGACGACGGCGCGGAAACGAGCGGACATTGA
- a CDS encoding nitrate/nitrite transporter: protein MNKQKALLPITTFAMMFSFAVWAVFSPLASTFQEMYGLTSTQKSMLVAIPVLLGSIMRLPLGIWTDRIGGRRLFSLLLLFLIVPLIGAGFADSYAMLMFWAFFIGMAGTSFAISVTFVSRLTPPEKQGTALGINAMGNFGTAVASFSVPSIAAAFGVSWAFWGMIIPVVVMLILVWFFTPDMPKPKQQKTMRESLSVLKYKHTWTLSLFYFVTFGAFVAFGIYLPSLLVDLYGLTPVDAGMRAAGFTVLATLARPVGGNLGDKIGAERVLTFVYAGMTIGALVIAFGMENIWMMTAACLLLAVMSGLGNGAVFKLVPQLFPAETGAVTGLVGAWGGLGGFFPPILMGIIKDATGSYALGFMLLSLFTLICFLLNRIVFGKKAGEPAKRYAS from the coding sequence ATGAATAAACAAAAAGCGCTGCTGCCCATTACGACATTCGCCATGATGTTTTCGTTCGCGGTTTGGGCCGTCTTTTCGCCGCTGGCGAGCACGTTCCAAGAGATGTACGGCCTGACATCGACGCAAAAAAGCATGTTAGTCGCCATTCCGGTGCTGCTTGGCTCGATCATGCGCCTACCGCTTGGCATTTGGACGGATCGGATCGGCGGACGAAGGCTGTTTTCGCTGTTGTTGCTGTTTTTAATCGTTCCGCTCATCGGCGCAGGGTTTGCGGATTCGTATGCGATGTTAATGTTTTGGGCGTTTTTCATCGGCATGGCCGGGACGTCGTTCGCGATCTCGGTAACGTTCGTGTCGCGCTTGACTCCGCCGGAAAAGCAAGGGACGGCGCTTGGGATTAACGCGATGGGCAACTTCGGTACAGCGGTCGCCAGCTTTTCGGTTCCATCGATCGCTGCCGCTTTCGGCGTCTCGTGGGCGTTTTGGGGAATGATCATCCCAGTTGTCGTCATGCTGATTCTCGTTTGGTTTTTCACGCCGGATATGCCGAAGCCAAAGCAACAAAAAACGATGCGCGAATCGCTGTCGGTGTTGAAATACAAACATACGTGGACATTGTCGCTGTTTTACTTCGTCACATTCGGAGCATTTGTCGCCTTTGGCATTTACTTGCCGTCGCTCCTCGTTGACTTGTATGGGCTGACACCGGTCGATGCCGGGATGCGCGCGGCTGGATTTACCGTACTCGCCACCCTTGCGCGGCCAGTCGGCGGCAACCTCGGCGATAAAATCGGCGCCGAGCGGGTATTGACGTTCGTCTACGCTGGAATGACAATTGGCGCCTTGGTGATTGCATTTGGAATGGAAAACATTTGGATGATGACGGCAGCCTGCCTGTTATTGGCGGTGATGTCTGGGTTGGGAAACGGCGCGGTATTCAAACTCGTGCCGCAGCTGTTCCCGGCGGAAACGGGCGCCGTCACCGGTCTTGTCGGCGCTTGGGGCGGACTGGGCGGCTTTTTCCCACCGATTTTAATGGGCATCATCAAAGACGCCACTGGTTCTTACGCGCTCGGGTTCATGCTTCTCAGCCTATTTACCTTAATCTGCTTCTTATTGAATCGAATCGTCTTTGGCAAAAAAGCAGGCGAACCGGCGAAACGGTACGCATCGTAA
- a CDS encoding ABC transporter permease, translated as MERAEGKAASETKETVRASSAFGALVKKELADYLTSWRIIILVAIILLTCFGSLYTAMTTIREALDSSEEAKEVAKGSYLFLKLFTVSDGTLPSFITFVSFLGPLLGIALGFDAINSERSRGTLSRLMAQPIPRDYVINGKFVAALLLNAALFLSLGLLVTALGILVLGIPPTAEEFARMVCFLLLCLVYIAFWLNLGILFSVVFRQAATSALSSLAVWLFFHLFYSMIVEVFAKSFLPSSSITSVEQAVGRQEWVIGLMRLSPSYLFSESTAALLSPDVRTLGIVTVEQTAGAIAGPLPFSQSLLLIWPQATALVAATLICFAAAYLLFMRQEIRASG; from the coding sequence ATGGAACGGGCGGAAGGCAAAGCAGCTAGCGAAACAAAGGAAACGGTCAGGGCGTCGAGCGCCTTTGGGGCGCTGGTGAAGAAGGAACTGGCTGATTACTTGACGAGCTGGCGCATTATTATTTTAGTGGCCATCATTTTATTGACGTGTTTCGGCTCGCTGTACACCGCCATGACAACGATTCGCGAGGCGCTCGATTCCTCGGAAGAAGCGAAAGAAGTCGCCAAAGGTTCGTATTTGTTTTTAAAACTGTTCACCGTCTCCGACGGAACATTGCCGTCGTTTATCACCTTCGTTAGTTTTCTCGGGCCGCTGCTTGGCATCGCGCTTGGATTTGATGCCATCAATTCGGAGCGGAGCCGAGGAACGTTAAGCCGACTTATGGCGCAGCCGATTCCGCGCGACTATGTGATCAACGGCAAGTTTGTCGCGGCGTTGTTGTTGAATGCCGCGTTGTTTCTTTCCCTCGGCTTGCTTGTAACGGCGTTGGGGATTTTGGTTTTGGGCATTCCGCCGACCGCCGAGGAGTTTGCGCGCATGGTTTGTTTCTTGTTGCTATGCCTTGTTTACATCGCCTTTTGGCTGAATCTTGGCATTTTGTTTTCTGTCGTCTTCCGCCAAGCGGCGACATCCGCGTTATCGTCGCTCGCGGTGTGGCTGTTTTTTCATTTGTTTTACTCAATGATCGTTGAAGTGTTTGCCAAATCGTTTTTGCCATCTAGTTCGATCACGTCCGTCGAACAGGCCGTCGGCCGGCAAGAGTGGGTGATCGGATTGATGCGGCTGTCTCCGAGCTACTTGTTCAGCGAATCAACGGCGGCGCTGCTTTCACCGGATGTCCGGACATTGGGCATCGTCACAGTGGAACAAACGGCTGGCGCTATCGCGGGGCCGCTTCCGTTTTCGCAAAGTTTGCTGCTCATTTGGCCGCAGGCAACCGCCCTTGTCGCCGCCACCCTCATTTGTTTTGCGGCCGCCTATCTGCTGTTTATGAGGCAGGAGATACGGGCGAGTGGGTGA